In Glycine max cultivar Williams 82 chromosome 4, Glycine_max_v4.0, whole genome shotgun sequence, the genomic stretch AAGAAAATTTATAGTACCTGTGCTGTAGTAATTGGCACTGCACCAGGATGGTCCATAAAAAATTGCTTATCATCCCGAAGATCTGCCGACAAATCATGCATTTAGAGTTGTCAAACCATTCCAACTTTGGATATGAATTGGCCAGAAACTGTTACATGCAGCATTGACCACGTACAGGAATTTATTCGTGAATTAATATCTGATAGGGATTTGGGTATATGGGATACCTAAGTCCCATATCAGGTAGTATGGAATGCTCTGTGGACTAGTGTTTGGTTCCCCCCCACACACACCAACAGCTAACTTTTAAGGAAGGGTTTGCCAAGTGCTTGGGTACTTATCAATAACctagtaagaaaaataaattgctaCTTTTGTCATGTACCAACATGAAACAACCTAGGGGGCATTTGTTTCATGGACTAAATTGTTCCTAGGAATATACTGGGAATATTATTCCCATCAACATGTTTGGTAACCACTTAACATTCCttggaatattttaaaatttatttcaattaaaaaaaaaatagaataaggtGAAAGTGAGaagttattttttgaaataacttCCATTCCCATGGGAACATAGGATTCCCACCCTTTTACATTGGAATAGAAAGAGGagaaataatgtataatatatatattcatgggAATAGATTATGCTcgggaataattttttataacttgtaCCATACAATGGGAGTGATTTATTCCCAACTCACATTCCCAGGAATAaatttgtatgacttgaaaCAAACACACTCCTAGACATGAGTTTTACGAACTCTGTCCAGCATATATTTTCTTCTCACAGAACAAATTAGAATTCCCACAAATCTGCTACACTTGTGCAAATCCAATTTATTTTCTCCTCATTTCTGCATAAGCTTTgagaaaaagttattttaagcGAGATTTCAATCCAAATAATGTGAGTAGTATACACCAGGGCATTATTACTACTTAAGCATTCAAGCATAACCAAAGAGTGAGATCATTAACTCCCAAGACACtggtaaaataatttcatactctCTAGGTTGGTGTGTgaataaagaaattaagaaaatgtcCTAAAAATGCCACAAATCAGAATATACTTGATATGATAAAGTAATAAACTGATGAGTGCTTTGAAGCTAAGAAAAGAAAACCCAGGGcttttaaataactaaaggtAAGCACAAGGCTATAACGTGGTCATATGGGTTAGTAAATAGCATATGCCAAACAATTCAATGAAGGGTGCGGGTAAACACCTACCTAACTTTGTTCCAACGAGAATTATTGGAACACCAGGGGCATAATGCCTTAGTTCAGGGATCCACTGAAAGAAGAAATCAAAAGAGCAATAATTTCATCAGTTATATATACTAAGTGAAGAAATCGATTTAAATAATTACCATCCTAATTGAATTCTTGAACCGAAGAAATAAACCTTCTTTGCAATATTTTCATAGCTAGCCTTGCTTATGAGAGAAAAGGCAAGTATGAAGACATCAGCTCCTCGATAGCTCAAGGGTCTTAATCTATTGTAATCCTCCTGACCTGTtaatcaaacaatatgttaaaCCATCAGAAACAAACAATATGCAGAAAATGATACTGAAAACTATATAATTGAATTGTTTTGCCATGTTACCAGCTGTATCCCACAATCCTAGGTTTACGGTGCTTCCATCCACCACCACATTAGCACTGAAATTGTCAAAAACGGTGGGCACATAGTCCTATTATTGACACACAAACATAAACAGAGAAGGGTGAAACCGTGAAGCCTATAATTTGTCAAAGAACAAACAATCAGTTGGAAATGTGACAAAAGGAATAAAGTAAAATCACTGCATCCATGCAGCCTATAAGCTAAAATCAATATTCATTAGTCCCTTAACAGTATTAGACAACCACTATTCATTAgtcaaaattttataagaacaaaTTTAGACTCTACAATTTGTAAGTCCTTCTAAGCACGAATAAGGTAATAACTGCTTTGCTCCTAATCAAATTACAAGCAATTTCTCAGACTCAGCAGAAGAAATAAACGCTAACCATCAAGGTTACATGATATTTTAAGTTGTAATAAATAATGCCAATAATGTTGAAGCACTTGCTCCATTAAGGTGTACGGACATTATATTCATTTCAAACTACAGGAATAATAAGAATAACGATGATAACATAGTGAATCTCCAAATTTAGAAGGTTCCAGACCAAGCCAAACACCACTGGAAAACTCCAAATTAATGGATTTTAATAACAGTGCTTACAATTGCAACGCATATATATCTATATTGAACTGGAATTAGTTATAATGGAGAAGAGAAAGGGCAAAGAAAGAAACCGTGGGAAAAGTGTTGCTGGTGTAGGAAATCAACAAGCAGGTTTTGCCGACAGCACCGTCGCCGACGGTGACGCACTTAATGAACCTCGACGCACTCATTTTCAGATCAGAGATCTATGCAAGCAACAATGCCTCTAACTAACTTGGAACACCGAAACCAAGTTCAGTGTAGCATGAACCCTAATCGGTATTTGAGGTTGCAGGCACAAACGTGGAGAAGAAAAAGGGGGaaatcaaattgaattgaaatcaactttgccgaatcaaattcaaaagaaagaaagaaagaagaatgctAAAGAAAAAGGTTTGAAACACGGGCTTGGTTTACTGTGACTGGCCCACAACACAGAGGACCATTCGCCAGCTATTTCAAATTcatatgataattattattattaaattaatgtatCCTCCACAAATTATTACTACTTGCTCCGCTCCCGACCAATGTAATAACaacttattcatttttttctataaattgaaATACTATTATTTTCATTCAACAAAACGCACAAACCATAACGTTAGCGCTTCATTatagacaaaagaaaatattagataGACCAACAAATGCATTTAGATAGCAtttcttcctttattttttaatttttaactaaagcTCATTTAAAAATAGAGTATGTTTGAATGAACATTATTATATTGAAACTTTAGAGATTGAAATggtcatatattttttcttctacaaCGTCCTctacatttatttattctaattttacaatatgattttttccttttttataatagttaaaattagaagtataaattttataatatattgtattaattttttactttttatagttGTGGAAATATCATGATTAATGTGTAAACCTTTTTTGCTTGCTTTAACTGTGACTGATTTTGCTACTACAAACGTTTAAATAGAGTTGTGTATTATTTGCTCACAATATTAttagtaaaaattattattcgtTTCTTATTTACCATCTTTTGacctatttaaattttttaagttcttatttttcagataaatttaaattttttatacattgacTATGTTGCATATCCCAGATTCAGGTTCGAAAGGACATTGGTGgtagttttctttttatatattgacATCTATATGTAAGTTTATGTAGacagaaattatatataataaattagttatacctaaacattttttatattgcaCAAGGCAGGATCAAAGTTCAAGTAACTCAATGTGATCGCAACTCGATTCGTCAACGTTCTAATATTATGATGATTTTAACTCAATTATAAAATCAAGGTTCATATTTTCATGTGCTTAATACAGACTCCCAAATCAGTTTGATATATATGCAGAGTATAGATAGACACACAcacttaaagaaaaatatttaaaaaattcgtattaatatgtatttatacgtttatttaatttttgggagaaataaattatttttaactaagcggtttaagataaaattcattaaagttCAAGTAACTCATGATTTTAAGTTGAGTCTTTGAGCTAAGAAAATAAGTTCAACTTCATATTAACTTTAGTTTGAAACTGAGTCCTCTACACTCTACAGttgagaaatttaattatagtacaaattaaatttactCATCTCCATCCTTTATTTGACAAGAAATTTCAAAGATTAGATCTGTGCAGTTAAAAAATGTAACTGCAGGAGATCTGGATCCACAGATACAAGAACACGTGCAGCtatgtaaatatttaaatggAACATCCCATGCTCCAAGGTGAAATTTTATCCTTCAATAACATCCCCTTAAgtgtaaaaagtttaaaatgtgCAACAACTGCCCAAAACCATTAAAGAAATTCATAGAAGACATCACAAAGGCCATATGAATATGACCGCATTCACAAGCATGCCATATGAATATGACCGCATTCACAAGCATGCAGTGCTTTCGTGGGTTACTAACATATAATAGTAGTTGAAGGAAATAGGTCGGCACTGAGCTATGTAATTGAGCTAGTTTTAATTACAGAGTATGAAATGAGACAAAGGCAGTAATCATGTGATTGATCATAAGGCCTAAGATGTCAGTCCAAACTATACACAGCTTCCTGCCCTCGCTACAAAGGATAGcgaccaaaacaagaaaaaccaaTGGAGAGGCAGCATTAAAGGTTGGCCAGACAGTCAATACCTCCTATTAATCTCTGGTTCTTAAATCATACTATTGAGCAAGCCTTCTGATTCTTAATCACAATATTGAGCAAGCTTTTTgtgcctttctcttctttttcttttgctttggtGGTTGAAGAACCACTTTGATGGCAGCGTCAAAGACGGCTTTCACATTCTGATATTAACAGGGGCACATGAAAACTTGTGATATAAACAACAGCACAAAAAATCACAGCATAAGTGTTAAGTGAGAGAATTGCACCTGCTGTGTTTTTGAACTACACTCGATGTAGGCAGGAGCACCAATCAGTTTTCTTAATTCTTCTCCCTTCAACCAAAGTGAAAACATACATCAATGTGAGATCAATGCAATTTCTGAATTAAGAACTCACACCTCCACCCTTTAGCAAAAGAAATGGGTAGGGGTAAGAAAATTTATGGTATTTCATACCTGTGCTGTAGTAATTGGTACTGCACCAGGGTGGTCCATAAAAAATTGCTTATCTTCCCGAAGATCTGCAGATCAAATTAAGCATTTACAATTGGCTGAAAACTGTTTTTAAGCATTATTCACCACAGAAATAAGTTTGATCACGAGCTAATATCCtggtaagaaaaagaaattgctACTTTTGCCATGCACCATCCAAACACAATATAGATACAAGACTTGTGAACTATGTCCTCCATATATTTTCTTctcataaaaaacaaatcaaactaGAATTTCCTCAACTCCACAACATTGATGCTAAActgaataattttctctttatttctgCAATAAGCATTGAGAACTGATAACATCTTATTCTTGGTAGAGATTTTAAACAGAATTCTGTGAGCATTACACACCAGGGCATTGATAATGCTTTAGCATAAAGAAAGAATAACTATTTATGAAAATGATAACAGCAATGTCTCTAAGACACTGTTTGAACCATTTCATACACTCTAGATTGGTGCGTGCACGAAAGTTAAGAAGCATATGACCTCAAAGAGAAACAAATGTCAAGAATAGAATAATTTTGATAGGATGAGACAATAGACTGATGTGAATTGTGAACAACTGAATTTTGaagtcaagaaaaccatttcaATAACCAAAACCAGGCAGGAAGCTCTAACAGGATCATCTGGATTGGTTCCATTCCATTCAATGAAGGAAAGGGGTAAAGGCTTACCTAACTTTGTTCCAACGAGAATTATTGGAACACCAGGGGCATAATGCCTTAGTTCAGGGATCCACTgaaagaagaaaccaaaaaaacaataacttaatcAGTTATATCATACTGAGCGCAGAAATTGATTTAGAATATAACCATCCtaattgaatgaaagaaatgaaccTTCTTTGCAATATTTTCATAGCTAGCCTTGCTTATGAGAGAAAAGGCAAGTATAAAAACATCAGCTCCTCGATAGCTCAAGGGTCTAAGCCTATTATAATCTTCCTGACCTGTTAATCAAACAAGAAGTTAAACCACCAAAAACAATCAATTTGTCAAAAACAATACCCAATTCTATATAAGTGGATTGGTTGTCATAATTACCAGCAGTATCCCACAATGCCAAGTTTACGGTGCTTCCATCCACCACAACATTAGCACTGAAATTGTCAAAAACCGTGGGCACGTAGTCCTGTTATCAATGatgaaaaacataaatgaaaaaagGGTGAAAGAAACAAACCACAAAGCCATAATTCgttaaaaaacaaaaccaaaatcaattggaaagctgacaaaaaaaaaaaaataaaaataaagcagTAGCAACGCATCCCTGCTTTGGTCAAGTGCTCAGAATCAATTTCTCAAACTCAATTattcaaaacataaaagataagCTCTAAGTGATAAACAGTGTTAAATGACTTTGAATCACTTGGTTCATTAAGGATGTTTCAAAATACAATAAGAATCATAATATAGTGAATCTTCAAATTTGGAAAGTTCCAAACCAAGTCAAACATCAGTTGGAAACTCCAAATTGTTGGAGTTTTACAATTGAAAcgcatatatgtatatatatatatatatatatatatatatatatatatatatatatatatatatatatatatgtgtgtgtgtgtgtgtgtgtgtgattttaACTAACTTTCCGTTATAATTGAGAAGAGAAAGggcaaagaaagaaaggaagaaagaaagaaaccgTGGGAAAAGTGTTGCTGGTGTAGGAAATCAACAAGCAGGTTTTGCCGACAGCGCCGTCGCCGACGGTGACGCACTTAATGAACCTCGACGCACTCATCTTCAGATCAGAGATCTATCCAACCAAAGAACAATGCCTCTAAGGCTCAAACTAAATTGGAGGGAGTTGCAGAGTGCAGAGAAAGGGGGAAATGAAAtcgaaattaaattgaaatgaaattcaaaagaaagaaagaaaaggtttAAGACACTTGGCTGACTGTGACTGACCCAAGAGACAAACTTTTGCCAGCTATCTATAATTTCATGTGACTATTTGCTCCTCTTCCTACTACTTCTTAGCCTCCACCAATAATTATTCCTTcctcttaattaattaagtaaaaatcgggtctctctctttttctaatTTCCTATTTGTGTGTTGCTTGTTTTGGAAAAATATCTTATGAATACCCATTAACCTAtcctaaatttataaaaagaggtaaagaaaattttttttaaaaaaaaaagtatttatatatcattacttttctttttgtttattgtttattttagatttttaaagtaaaatttcaAATCAACAAAAGGCATAAACGTAACGTTAGTTGGACACACCtcatta encodes the following:
- the LOC100499696 gene encoding uncharacterized protein LOC100499696 is translated as MSASRFIKCVTVGDGAVGKTCLLISYTSNTFPTDYVPTVFDNFSANVVVDGSTVNLGLWDTAGQEDYNRLRPLSYRGADVFILAFSLISKASYENIAKKWIPELRHYAPGVPIILVGTKLDLRDDKQFFMDHPGAVPITTAQGEELRKLIGAPAYIECSSKTQQNVKAVFDAAIKVVIQPPKLKKKRKTQKACSIL
- the LOC100527464 gene encoding ROP GTPase family protein, which gives rise to MSASRFIKCVTVGDGAVGKTCLLISYTSNTFPTDYVPTVFDNFSANVVVDGSTVNLALWDTAGQEDYNRLRPLSYRGADVFILAFSLISKASYENIAKKWIPELRHYAPGVPIILVGTKLDLREDKQFFMDHPGAVPITTAQGEELRKLIGAPAYIECSSKTQQNVKAVFDAAIKVVLQPPKQKKKKRKAQKACSIL